A genome region from Catharus ustulatus isolate bCatUst1 chromosome Z unlocalized genomic scaffold, bCatUst1.pri.v2 scaffold_26_arrow_ctg1, whole genome shotgun sequence includes the following:
- the LOC117011139 gene encoding inositol 1,4,5-trisphosphate receptor-interacting protein-like 1: MEARAKLQEEEKMRLEQELEQLVLKQDVWGWEDLLCSALQPWQLWAIAGLLLVPLAMRNMWRRRSMRRVVHEAENNGANEEDIRNVGANEEGAENQDVDVGDEGEDEDSDVNEEDHQDFGNVRQLAENEEGDAQNEFERDWDDNLGRMVMERIQWPVQDLLRGCQWTSHLMECFAIYFRRILSNSFYPVLHKAIGVGSAFEGWSPREQDVVYQVLVPMAPPRGHSFHLELDTAGQEQVRNFRVRVQQECTCSSAQWRKNMLCFLHHPEEELSRNQDPSLLDTLCTDSYLDVHKTSRWFYQLVRAVWPALLQSHNWHLVLLPSRRSCQFKVTNGRESFRIEILFGVRQGDSDIFVSSEPREAYTSSTIWPESYAVAEMKFFKLITRRAPPGSLHLKCLQFFTRLQLGLGFSTYTMKTLVMHLLSIVPVSQWRRRHFVRRLLDISEGLRTCVEVRCLNHFIVGNRRLPEVIRLPAEILTASPCNLFHDLEMDPVAHSQAMSQYVDLYWWLKRILNNED; encoded by the coding sequence ATGGAAGCGCGTGCCAAGCTCCAGGAAGAGGAGAAGATGCGACTGGAGCAGGAGTTGGAGCAGCTGGTCCTGAAGCAGGATGTCTGGGGCTGGGAagacctgctctgctctgccttgcagccctggcagctctgggctaTTGCTGGGCTCCTGCTTGTACCCTTGGCCATGCGGAATAtgtggaggagaaggagcatgAGGAGAGTGGTGCACGAAGCAGAAAACAACGGTGCGAATGAAGAGGACATCAGAAATGTGGGTGCAAACGAAGAAGGGGCTGAAAACCAAGACGTCGATGTGGGAGATGAAGGAGAAGATGAAGACAGTGATGTGAATGAGGAGGACCACCAAGATTTTGGCAATGTGAGGCAACTTGctgaaaatgaagaaggagATGCCCAAAATGAATTCGAGCGTGATTGGGATGATAACCTTGGAAGAATGGTAATGGAGCGCATCCAGTGGCCAGTGCAGGACCTGCTGAGAGGATGCCAGTGGACAAGTCACCTCATGGAATGTTTTGCAATTTACTTTCGACGCATCTTGTCAAACAGCTTCTACCCAGTCCTGCACAAAGCCattggggtgggcagtgccttTGAAGGTTGGAGTCCCCGTGAGCAGGATGTTGTGTACCAGGTGCTGGTACCCATGGCTCCTCCCCGAGGGCACAgcttccacctggagctggacactgcagggcaggagcaagTGAGGAATTTCCGTGTGCGTGTGCAGCAGGAGTGCACCTGCAGCAGTGCACAGTGGCGTAAGAAcatgctgtgcttcctgcaccaccctgaggaggagctgagcaggaatcAGGATCCCAGCCTCCTTGACACGCTCTGCACCGACTCCTACCTCGACGTACACAAAACTAGCCGCTGGTTCTACCAGCTGGTGAGAGCAGTCTGGCCAGCTTTGCTCCAGTCCCACAATTGGCATTTagtgctgctgccctccagacGCTCCTGCCAATTCAAGGTGACCAACGGCAGAGAAAGCTTCCGCATTGAGATACTCTTTGGGGTGCGGCAGGGCGACTCAGACATATTTGTAAGCAGTGAGCCCAGAGAAGCCTACACCTCAAGCACCATCTGGCCAGAGAGCTACGCTGTGGCAGAGATGAAGTTCTTCAAGTTAATCACCAGGCGGGCCCCTCCTGGTAGCTTGCACCTGAAATGCCTGCAGTTCTTCACCCGTCTGCAGCTGGGCTTAGGTTTTTCCACCTATACGATGAAGACCCTTGTCATGCACCTCCTCAGCATTGTTCCCGTGTCCCAGTGGCGCAGGAGACATTTTGTGAGGCGACTGCTGGACATCAGCGAGGGTCTTCGCACATGTGTAGAAGTCAGATGCCTCAATCACTTCATTGTGGGCAACCGGAGGCTTCCTGAGGTGATCAGATTGCCTGCAGAGATCCTAACGGCCAGCCCTTGCAACCTCTTTCATGACCTGGAGATGGATCCTGTTGCCCACTCCCAGGCCATGAGTCAGTACGTGGATCTGTACTGGTGGCTCAAACGGATCCTTAACAATGAAGATTGA